One genomic window of Clostridium taeniosporum includes the following:
- a CDS encoding (deoxy)nucleoside triphosphate pyrophosphohydrolase produces the protein MKTVEVVAAIIKKEDKIFITRRGYGEFIDMWEFPGGKIELGESREEALHREIKEELELEINELEYLTTIDYDYSNFHLKMHCFICQIAGGKLSLNAHNDAKWITSDKLDNQKWVPADILVVNKLKKK, from the coding sequence ATGAAAACTGTAGAAGTAGTTGCAGCAATAATTAAGAAAGAAGATAAAATATTTATTACACGTAGGGGATATGGGGAATTTATTGATATGTGGGAATTTCCAGGTGGTAAAATTGAACTAGGTGAATCAAGAGAAGAAGCACTTCATCGTGAGATTAAAGAGGAATTAGAGTTAGAAATAAATGAATTAGAATATTTAACTACAATAGATTATGATTATTCTAATTTTCACTTAAAGATGCATTGTTTTATTTGCCAAATAGCTGGTGGCAAATTAAGCTTAAATGCTCATAATGATGCTAAGTGGATTACTTCTGATAAGTTAGATAATCAAAAGTGGGTTCCAGCAGATATTTTAGTAGTTAATAAACTTAAAAAGAAATAG
- a CDS encoding VOC family protein produces MNLSTIHHIAIIVSDYEKSKDFYVNKLGFKVIRENYRSDRDDYKLDVKLGDCELEIFKMKDSPKRVSRPEACGLRHLAFKVECIEEVINELNEKGIETEPVRIDEFTNKKMTFFFDPDGLPLELHE; encoded by the coding sequence ATGAATTTAAGTACAATTCACCATATAGCAATAATAGTTTCAGATTATGAAAAGTCCAAAGATTTTTATGTAAATAAGTTAGGATTTAAAGTAATTAGAGAAAATTATAGATCTGATAGAGATGATTACAAGTTGGATGTAAAACTTGGAGATTGTGAGCTTGAAATATTTAAAATGAAAGATAGTCCTAAAAGGGTATCAAGACCAGAGGCTTGTGGCTTGAGGCATTTGGCATTTAAGGTAGAATGTATAGAAGAGGTTATTAATGAATTAAATGAAAAAGGAATAGAAACAGAGCCTGTAAGAATAGATGAGTTTACTAATAAGAAAATGACATTTTTCTTTGATCCAGATGGGTTACCATTAGAATTACATGAGTAA
- a CDS encoding phage replisome organizer N-terminal domain-containing protein — MRERKFVKIRVDMYSDTKFKIIDTMEERDIIHYIWTRLLTLAGKVNLAGELYMSKSIPYKAETLAIEFNRSTEKVKMALDVFKNLEMIELTKDNVYKVKNFTKHQNIKVKEEIKKVEKSDDKENLKDNTGFKNNELNNICEKTEISNNLKTQKGKSQGNTNIENISEQKYNDSIYYDICNKNKENEPKYQDYKARELKNISEKQLYNNNDDLVNKKFNIESYTETSDICKNNIEKNFKEHNKVNVNNKIEANADNDDSIINIKDKESKNRTLSNQNSIVDEKFRYINSNINLLNIKAKNKKKCKKPKKKCEDIEELFFEEDEEDIVVPIECSDEPNIQGKLVRSFNF, encoded by the coding sequence ATGAGAGAAAGAAAATTTGTAAAAATAAGGGTAGATATGTATAGTGACACTAAATTTAAGATAATAGATACTATGGAGGAAAGAGATATTATTCATTATATTTGGACTAGACTTTTAACTTTAGCTGGTAAGGTTAATTTAGCAGGGGAATTGTATATGTCAAAAAGTATTCCTTACAAAGCAGAAACTTTAGCTATAGAATTTAATAGAAGTACAGAAAAGGTTAAAATGGCTTTAGATGTGTTTAAGAATTTAGAAATGATTGAATTAACAAAAGATAATGTTTATAAAGTTAAAAATTTTACTAAGCATCAAAATATTAAGGTTAAAGAAGAGATAAAAAAAGTAGAAAAATCAGATGATAAAGAAAATCTTAAGGATAATACTGGCTTTAAAAATAATGAGTTAAATAATATTTGTGAAAAAACTGAAATAAGTAATAATTTAAAAACACAAAAAGGTAAATCACAAGGTAATACTAATATAGAAAATATTTCTGAGCAAAAGTACAATGATTCAATTTATTATGATATTTGCAATAAGAATAAAGAAAATGAGCCAAAATATCAAGATTACAAAGCAAGAGAACTTAAAAATATAAGTGAAAAACAGTTATATAATAATAACGATGATCTTGTAAATAAAAAGTTTAATATTGAATCTTACACAGAAACTAGTGATATATGCAAAAATAATATAGAGAAAAATTTTAAAGAACATAATAAAGTTAATGTAAACAATAAAATTGAAGCAAATGCAGATAATGATGATAGCATTATTAATATTAAAGATAAAGAAAGCAAGAATAGGACTTTAAGTAATCAGAATTCGATAGTAGATGAAAAATTTAGATATATAAATTCAAATATCAATTTATTAAATATTAAAGCTAAAAATAAGAAAAAATGTAAGAAACCTAAGAAAAAGTGTGAGGATATTGAAGAGCTATTTTTTGAAGAGGATGAAGAAGATATAGTTGTTCCAATAGAATGTAGTGATGAACCTAATATTCAGGGGAAGTTAGTTAGGTCATTTAATTTTTGA
- a CDS encoding Ig-like domain-containing protein encodes MKNCFKKLIIMFVMVLTVLSIEIIQNGTIANAATVGEQLLQPEDGWVRYDNDDSNISVNGSWAPYSMSGLYKDNQIFTGTVNSRIEFNFVGTELRLIQPQWSDGDNNVKIEIDGITEYYSQRGIEKFQTIMYEKLGMNNGVHTVKITKITNDSSYLRFDAIDIDENGILLPYNEDIVNESLNLNESFITLSEGTSEILNPTMISTVHTNKDLIWTSSNEEIAKVDQNGNVNAIKEGKAVITVQIKDTYIKATCNVTVTKKEEVKPEEPEITSAKILNVDPEKDKIKLKENVTADIVIDNIKEIAAEDMLIKYDSTKLKFINTNEVNGIKLVKKDEKDGELRVILASKGLANIVNDKKVLLKLNFQGISPGEALVNITKGKISDGIEMEKDLIKDQCGEAKIIIEDETFLDVNNDGVFTLLDLAIDARHYGEDTSSLPQYNTDIVINQAIDNDDLLKIGEYMLANPEYKLK; translated from the coding sequence ATGAAAAACTGTTTTAAAAAGTTAATAATTATGTTTGTAATGGTACTAACTGTTTTAAGTATAGAAATAATTCAAAATGGAACTATAGCTAATGCAGCAACTGTTGGAGAACAGTTATTACAACCTGAAGATGGTTGGGTAAGATATGATAATGATGATAGTAATATAAGTGTTAATGGTAGTTGGGCACCATATTCTATGTCAGGTTTGTATAAAGATAATCAGATCTTTACAGGTACTGTCAATAGTAGAATTGAGTTCAATTTTGTTGGAACTGAACTTAGATTAATTCAGCCACAATGGTCTGATGGTGATAATAATGTAAAAATTGAAATTGATGGGATTACAGAATATTATAGCCAAAGAGGCATTGAGAAATTTCAAACTATTATGTATGAAAAACTTGGTATGAATAATGGGGTACACACTGTAAAGATAACAAAAATAACTAATGACAGTAGCTATTTACGTTTTGATGCTATAGATATAGATGAAAATGGTATTCTATTACCGTATAATGAGGATATTGTAAATGAATCATTAAACTTAAATGAGTCATTTATAACTTTATCAGAAGGAACTTCAGAAATTTTAAATCCAACAATGATAAGTACTGTTCATACTAATAAAGATTTAATATGGACATCAAGTAACGAAGAAATAGCTAAAGTTGATCAAAATGGAAATGTAAATGCAATAAAAGAGGGTAAAGCAGTAATAACAGTACAAATTAAAGATACATATATAAAAGCTACTTGTAATGTTACAGTAACTAAAAAAGAGGAAGTTAAGCCAGAAGAACCAGAAATAACTTCAGCTAAAATATTAAATGTAGATCCAGAAAAAGATAAAATTAAATTAAAAGAGAATGTAACTGCTGATATAGTGATTGATAATATAAAAGAAATAGCGGCAGAAGATATGTTAATAAAGTATGATAGTACTAAATTAAAATTCATAAATACTAATGAAGTTAATGGAATAAAATTAGTAAAAAAAGATGAAAAAGATGGAGAATTAAGAGTAATTCTTGCTAGTAAGGGCTTAGCTAATATAGTAAATGATAAAAAAGTATTATTAAAACTTAATTTTCAAGGGATATCACCAGGTGAAGCTCTAGTAAATATAACTAAAGGTAAAATATCTGATGGTATAGAAATGGAAAAAGATTTAATAAAGGATCAATGTGGAGAAGCAAAAATAATTATAGAAGATGAGACTTTTTTAGATGTTAATAATGATGGAGTTTTTACTCTTTTGGATTTAGCAATTGATGCAAGACATTATGGAGAAGATACATCAAGTCTTCCACAATATAATACAGACATCGTAATAAATCAAGCAATAGATAATGATGATTTACTAAAGATTGGTGAATATATGCTTGCTAATCCAGAATACAAATTAAAATAA
- a CDS encoding SDR family NAD(P)-dependent oxidoreductase, translating into MKKVLITGSGTGLGKDAAIALSSRGHYVYATTHTLEESKMLNKIAKKNNLPLKSFKLDILSANDRTLVDNLSIDVLINNAAIGDSGSVCEINVDRYRQTFETNVFSNIELTQRVLKNMIKKRSGRIVFVSSLVGRVTLPFLSPYTATKFAIEAIATSLKEELKELKSVNIDVALIEPGAYATGFNQKNISKQFTWMKQCSYFKTKINHLEKKQFRYFKLTERKNTSSIINEYIKSVEDIEVKDRYVAPCLQGTFIQIKRILGK; encoded by the coding sequence ATGAAAAAAGTTTTAATTACAGGTTCTGGTACAGGTCTTGGAAAAGATGCAGCTATTGCATTAAGCTCTAGAGGCCATTATGTATATGCAACTACTCATACTTTAGAAGAATCAAAGATGTTAAATAAAATAGCTAAAAAAAATAATCTTCCACTTAAAAGTTTTAAGTTAGATATTTTATCTGCTAATGATAGAACTTTAGTTGATAATTTATCTATAGATGTGTTAATAAATAATGCAGCCATTGGTGATTCCGGTTCTGTATGCGAAATAAATGTTGATAGATATAGACAGACCTTTGAAACTAATGTATTTTCTAATATTGAATTAACTCAAAGAGTACTTAAGAATATGATAAAAAAAAGATCTGGTCGTATTGTTTTTGTATCATCCTTAGTTGGAAGAGTAACTTTACCATTTCTTTCACCTTATACAGCTACTAAATTTGCTATTGAAGCAATAGCTACATCTTTAAAGGAAGAACTTAAAGAATTAAAATCTGTTAATATAGATGTAGCTTTAATAGAACCTGGAGCTTATGCAACTGGATTTAATCAAAAGAATATATCAAAACAATTTACTTGGATGAAACAATGTTCCTACTTTAAAACAAAAATAAATCACCTTGAAAAGAAACAATTTAGATACTTTAAATTAACAGAAAGAAAAAACACTAGCTCCATTATTAATGAATATATAAAATCTGTTGAAGATATTGAAGTTAAAGATAGGTATGTTGCGCCTTGTCTTCAAGGTACATTTATCCAAATAAAAAGAATTTTAGGTAAATAA
- a CDS encoding IS256 family transposase, translating into MRVPDINYQEEIKKCKSMDDVVGKNGLMQRLLKDVMQQLLEAEMEEHLGREKYERTDNDSDKNYRNGYSKKDVRSSYGEIPIDIPRDRKSEFEPRTIRKYETDCNELDKKIIGLYARGMSTRDIQSELEELYGIDVSPSMISKITDKVMIAAAEWQNRMLDPVYPIVYMDAIHFKVRDEHRIVTKAAYICMGVDMEGYKDILGIWIGEAEGAKFWLSVCNDLNNRGVKDILIACMDGLRGLPDAIKAVFPKVCIQNCIIHQIRNSMKYVSYKNRKEFMKDLKLVYKADTEEIALTQLDRLKNKWDDVYSTVIDSWYENWDRLSTYFSYTKEIRKMIYTTNALEGFNRQLRKFTKIRTVFPTDDSLRKSLYLATDQVMKKWTSPIANWGITLLKLEIMFKDRIEEALAI; encoded by the coding sequence ATGAGAGTACCAGATATAAATTATCAAGAAGAAATAAAGAAATGCAAAAGTATGGACGATGTTGTGGGTAAGAATGGGTTAATGCAAAGATTATTAAAAGATGTTATGCAACAACTACTTGAAGCTGAAATGGAAGAACATTTAGGTAGAGAAAAATATGAGAGAACCGATAACGATAGTGACAAGAATTATAGAAATGGGTATTCAAAAAAAGATGTTAGAAGCAGCTACGGGGAGATACCTATAGATATTCCTAGAGATAGAAAATCAGAGTTTGAACCAAGAACTATAAGAAAATATGAAACTGATTGTAATGAATTAGATAAAAAAATAATTGGTTTATATGCTCGTGGAATGTCTACAAGAGACATTCAATCCGAACTGGAAGAATTATATGGAATAGATGTATCTCCATCAATGATATCTAAAATAACAGATAAAGTAATGATTGCAGCTGCTGAATGGCAAAATAGAATGTTAGATCCTGTGTATCCTATAGTTTATATGGATGCTATTCATTTTAAAGTGAGAGACGAACATAGAATAGTTACAAAGGCTGCTTATATTTGCATGGGTGTTGATATGGAAGGCTATAAAGATATATTAGGAATATGGATTGGCGAAGCCGAAGGAGCAAAATTTTGGCTTAGCGTTTGTAATGATTTAAATAATCGTGGTGTTAAAGACATATTAATTGCATGTATGGACGGTTTAAGAGGATTACCAGATGCTATTAAAGCTGTTTTTCCAAAAGTATGTATTCAAAATTGCATAATACATCAAATAAGAAATTCAATGAAATATGTATCATATAAAAATAGAAAAGAATTTATGAAAGACTTAAAACTGGTGTATAAAGCAGATACAGAGGAGATAGCGCTAACGCAGCTCGATAGGCTAAAGAATAAATGGGATGATGTTTATAGTACTGTAATAGATTCATGGTATGAAAATTGGGATAGATTGTCTACATATTTTTCATATACTAAAGAAATTAGAAAAATGATTTACACTACTAATGCACTAGAAGGATTTAATAGGCAATTAAGAAAATTCACTAAAATTAGAACAGTATTTCCAACAGATGATTCTTTGCGAAAATCATTATATTTAGCAACAGATCAAGTTATGAAAAAATGGACTTCACCAATAGCTAATTGGGGAATAACTCTTTTAAAATTAGAAATAATGTTCAAAGATAGAATCGAGGAAGCGTTAGCAATATAG
- a CDS encoding HI0074 family nucleotidyltransferase substrate-binding subunit — MRNIDFKYMNLKKAYNKLIEVSKLYDGKDEIIRDSLIQRFKFTYELTHKTLKEFLIYSGVTLENSFPRIIYKKAYVNNLISDDEVWINLLEDRNKTSHIYNEELASDIANRIVNRYVEAIGELVSNLGKMI; from the coding sequence ATGAGAAACATAGATTTTAAATATATGAATTTAAAAAAAGCTTACAACAAATTAATAGAAGTAAGTAAATTATATGATGGTAAAGATGAAATTATAAGGGACAGTTTAATACAAAGATTTAAATTTACTTATGAGTTAACACATAAAACATTAAAAGAATTTTTAATATATTCAGGAGTTACATTAGAAAATTCATTTCCAAGAATTATCTATAAAAAAGCATATGTTAATAATTTAATTTCAGATGATGAGGTATGGATTAATTTATTAGAAGATAGAAATAAAACATCTCATATTTATAATGAAGAATTAGCAAGTGATATAGCTAATAGAATAGTTAATAGATATGTTGAAGCTATTGGTGAATTAGTAAGTAATTTAGGGAAAATGATATAA
- a CDS encoding nucleotidyltransferase domain-containing protein — protein MINLNLDKNILEEIINISKKYDYIEKVILFGSRARGDNKLKSDIDLAIYSDKDLGEYIEDIELNTRTLLEFDFSDMKNIKDEFFKEQISKDGVIIYEKHRF, from the coding sequence GTGATTAATTTGAATTTAGATAAAAATATATTAGAAGAAATAATAAATATAAGTAAAAAATATGATTATATAGAGAAGGTAATTCTTTTTGGGTCAAGAGCTAGAGGAGATAATAAATTAAAGAGTGATATAGATTTAGCTATATATTCAGATAAGGATTTAGGAGAGTATATAGAGGATATTGAATTAAATACTAGAACTTTATTAGAATTTGATTTTTCTGATATGAAAAACATAAAGGATGAATTTTTCAAAGAGCAGATTAGTAAGGATGGTGTAATTATATATGAGAAACATAGATTTTAA
- a CDS encoding GIY-YIG nuclease family protein, with product MGLIKTFDYKEELFDRIKQDDCTLNWPVVYILRNSNEAYIGESTRVYHRCQEHYKNKDRRKLTLIDIISDFDFNKSATLEIESLLIEYMAADGKYALQNSNGGLSNHNYYNKDNYEKNLNLFGKN from the coding sequence ATGGGATTAATAAAAACTTTTGATTATAAAGAAGAACTTTTTGATAGAATTAAACAAGATGATTGTACCCTTAATTGGCCAGTTGTTTATATTCTGAGAAATTCAAATGAAGCATATATAGGTGAATCTACAAGAGTTTATCATCGTTGCCAAGAACATTATAAAAATAAAGATAGAAGAAAACTTACATTAATTGATATTATTTCAGACTTTGATTTTAATAAATCAGCAACATTAGAAATAGAATCTCTTTTAATCGAATATATGGCTGCTGATGGTAAATACGCTCTTCAAAACAGTAATGGAGGACTTAGCAATCATAATTACTATAATAAAGATAATTATGAAAAAAATTTGAACTTATTTGGGAAGAATTAA
- a CDS encoding DNA/RNA helicase domain-containing protein, which translates to MFEIRNSDLFKYSPYKALTNEQYSLVNTIVNSIINNEKSSHLIQGEPGTGKTIVAIYLIKYLMELQATKDLKIGLVIPMTSLRSTLKKVFKNVKNLKANMVLGPSDVAGKKYDILIVDEAHRLNRRVNITNMKSFDDCNKKLGLDIKDGDQLDWIKLSCKHMILCYDKNQSIKPSDVRPEKFNKINFEKHIIKSQMRVLAGQDYIKYIENILNETQDTIKSFGNYELFIFDTIDEMHKKIKEKEKEFGLCRMIAGYAWPWNSKKDSTNYDIIIDNSKFKWNSQNKDWINSPNALNEIGCIHTTQGYDINYAGIILGNEISYENGQIKINPNNYYDMNGKKTIKDPKELKKYILNIYKTLLTRGIRGTYIYICDNNLRNYFKTYIKTFNYDFDINYKEIDNPKITSME; encoded by the coding sequence TTGTTTGAAATACGTAATAGTGACTTATTTAAATATTCTCCTTATAAAGCTCTTACTAATGAACAATATTCATTAGTAAATACAATTGTAAATAGCATAATAAATAACGAAAAAAGTAGTCATTTAATTCAAGGTGAGCCTGGTACTGGTAAAACTATTGTAGCTATTTATCTAATAAAATACTTAATGGAATTACAAGCAACTAAAGATTTAAAAATTGGACTAGTTATACCTATGACTTCTCTTAGAAGTACATTAAAAAAAGTATTCAAAAATGTTAAAAATCTTAAAGCAAATATGGTACTTGGTCCATCTGATGTTGCAGGTAAAAAATATGATATTCTTATTGTAGATGAAGCTCATCGTCTAAATAGAAGAGTAAATATTACAAATATGAAATCCTTTGATGATTGTAATAAAAAACTAGGTTTAGATATAAAAGATGGAGATCAACTAGACTGGATTAAACTCTCTTGCAAACATATGATACTATGTTACGATAAAAATCAATCTATTAAACCTTCTGATGTAAGACCTGAAAAATTTAATAAAATTAATTTTGAAAAACATATAATTAAATCTCAAATGAGAGTTTTAGCTGGACAAGATTATATTAAATACATAGAAAATATTTTAAATGAAACTCAAGATACAATAAAGTCCTTTGGAAATTATGAATTATTTATTTTTGATACTATAGATGAAATGCATAAAAAGATAAAAGAAAAAGAGAAAGAATTTGGTTTGTGTCGTATGATAGCAGGATATGCTTGGCCATGGAATTCTAAAAAAGATTCAACCAATTATGATATTATAATTGATAACTCTAAATTTAAATGGAATTCTCAAAATAAAGATTGGATTAACTCACCTAATGCTTTAAATGAAATTGGATGTATTCATACAACCCAAGGTTATGACATCAATTATGCTGGTATAATCTTAGGAAATGAAATAAGCTATGAAAATGGGCAAATTAAGATTAATCCTAATAATTATTATGATATGAATGGGAAAAAAACTATTAAAGATCCTAAAGAACTAAAAAAGTATATTTTAAACATATATAAAACACTTTTAACTAGAGGAATTCGTGGAACTTATATTTATATTTGTGATAATAACTTACGAAACTATTTTAAAACATATATTAAAACCTTCAATTATGATTTTGATATTAACTATAAAGAAATCGATAATCCTAAAATAACTTCTATGGAATAA
- a CDS encoding 3-oxoacid CoA-transferase subunit B, with protein sequence MNSKEIIARRIAKEFKEGMVANLGFGIPNMAANYLPEGMEITLQCENGALKFGETPSIGKADPDLANSGGAPITLLKGASTFEMDLSFAIIRGGHVDITVLGALEVDQEGSIANWKIPGVFAPGMGGAMDLLVGAKYVIAALTHNDKKGNPKVLKKCKLPLSAKKCVDLIITDKAVMKVTDKGLVLIEVAPGVTVDEVVKITDADLIIADNVIEMEI encoded by the coding sequence ATGAATAGTAAAGAGATAATTGCAAGAAGAATCGCAAAAGAGTTTAAAGAAGGAATGGTTGCTAATTTAGGATTTGGTATACCTAATATGGCTGCAAACTATTTACCAGAAGGAATGGAAATAACATTACAATGTGAAAATGGTGCATTGAAGTTTGGCGAAACTCCAAGCATAGGGAAAGCTGATCCTGACTTAGCTAATTCTGGTGGAGCCCCAATTACTTTATTAAAAGGGGCATCAACATTTGAAATGGATTTATCTTTTGCAATAATAAGAGGTGGACATGTTGATATAACTGTACTAGGTGCTTTAGAGGTGGATCAAGAAGGAAGCATTGCAAACTGGAAGATACCAGGAGTTTTTGCACCAGGTATGGGCGGCGCAATGGACCTTTTAGTAGGAGCAAAATATGTAATAGCTGCTTTAACTCATAATGATAAAAAAGGGAATCCAAAGGTGCTAAAGAAATGTAAATTACCTTTATCAGCTAAAAAGTGCGTTGATCTTATAATTACTGATAAAGCGGTTATGAAGGTTACAGATAAGGGATTAGTATTAATAGAAGTAGCACCAGGTGTAACTGTTGATGAAGTAGTAAAGATTACTGATGCTGATTTAATAATAGCTGATAATGTTATTGAAATGGAAATATAA
- a CDS encoding CoA transferase subunit A — translation MTKIKTIQEAVKNIKDGMKIMTAGFLGIGAPLKMIDALAETNVKDLTLIQAVSAHPGETHDVGKLVANKQIKKFVGSHIGTCPEIQKQYNSGTLEVEFIPMGTIVECIRAGGAGLGAVVTPTGLGTEIEKGRDKLTIDGKEYLVFPAIKADVALIKGYKADKLGNIVYRGTTKGTNTSMALAADLVIAEVDEIVEVGEISPDSVGTPGILVDIIVQGDSFDNRIKYFEDLWTRTNQMK, via the coding sequence ATGACAAAGATTAAGACAATACAAGAAGCAGTAAAAAATATTAAAGATGGAATGAAAATTATGACAGCAGGTTTTTTAGGAATAGGTGCTCCATTAAAGATGATAGATGCATTAGCAGAAACAAATGTTAAAGATCTTACACTTATTCAAGCTGTATCAGCTCATCCAGGAGAAACTCATGATGTTGGTAAGCTTGTAGCAAATAAACAAATAAAAAAGTTTGTAGGTTCACATATTGGAACTTGTCCTGAAATACAAAAACAATATAATTCAGGTACATTAGAAGTAGAATTTATACCTATGGGGACTATAGTAGAATGTATAAGAGCTGGGGGAGCTGGACTTGGTGCAGTTGTAACTCCAACTGGTCTTGGAACTGAAATTGAAAAGGGAAGAGATAAACTTACTATAGATGGAAAGGAATATTTAGTATTTCCAGCAATAAAAGCAGATGTTGCACTAATCAAGGGGTATAAAGCTGATAAACTTGGAAATATTGTATATAGAGGAACAACTAAAGGAACAAATACAAGTATGGCACTTGCTGCTGATTTAGTTATAGCTGAGGTAGATGAAATTGTAGAAGTGGGTGAAATTTCACCTGATAGTGTTGGAACACCAGGAATATTGGTAGATATAATAGTTCAAGGCGACTCTTTTGATAATAGAATAAAATATTTTGAAGATTTATGGACAAGAACTAACCAAATGAAATAG